In Calothrix sp. PCC 7507, one DNA window encodes the following:
- a CDS encoding C2 family cysteine protease produces the protein MTFNTDNATDISIPLINPTYYIDVISPSNPNPLKDSGFASDSNSYQIPDNLCADIPLIQNPDYLAKTALLSTISDATSPPSADPNSPDSLAPEASNSGAGTDQLGVPVPNNNTNSNPLSSSPPESVNDWFSSNLLDQQLIAKTRNLFADGNLSRNDVIAIFRDAEDGSVIDTNEYKDLQKIVSNYSYFNMDDYVHVLSSKVVFGTSANASYQGKSLGNLYAGSSSSQMENLIGKWFLGSDRPSTSYTYKPVEGSLFQNGVSYQDISQGNVGDCYFLAGLAEVAIHSPSTIESMFIDNGDSTYTVRFYNRGVADYVTVDKYLPVDSDGDLVYANQAGAKLGKYYENNELWTALAEKAYAQINESGWIAQDNTNSYAGISAGWDMDAIRHITGKNSGWSDKFDLNSLVSAYNAGTLMGISSKADGVTDSRIVPNHVYVVVDYNSSTQQFTLFNPWGIDGAGNKPGTVQVSINLLQTNFYIWSYTT, from the coding sequence ATGACTTTTAATACCGATAATGCAACAGATATTAGCATCCCTCTGATAAATCCAACATATTATATTGATGTCATCAGTCCATCTAATCCTAATCCTTTAAAAGATTCTGGCTTTGCTTCTGATAGTAACAGTTATCAGATTCCAGATAATCTGTGTGCAGATATCCCACTAATTCAAAACCCTGATTATCTAGCCAAAACTGCATTACTTTCCACTATCTCAGATGCAACATCTCCACCAAGTGCAGATCCTAATTCTCCTGACTCGTTAGCTCCTGAAGCTAGCAACTCTGGAGCGGGAACAGATCAATTAGGTGTTCCTGTTCCTAATAATAATACTAACTCGAATCCACTATCTAGTAGTCCGCCTGAAAGTGTTAACGATTGGTTCAGCAGCAATTTGCTAGATCAACAACTTATTGCCAAGACGAGAAACCTATTTGCTGATGGTAATTTGAGTCGCAATGATGTAATTGCCATTTTCCGAGATGCAGAAGATGGTTCTGTAATTGATACGAATGAGTATAAAGACTTACAAAAAATTGTGAGTAACTACAGCTACTTTAATATGGACGATTATGTTCACGTCTTATCCAGCAAAGTTGTTTTTGGTACGAGTGCTAACGCTTCTTATCAGGGTAAAAGCTTAGGTAACTTGTATGCTGGTAGTAGTAGCAGTCAGATGGAAAACCTAATTGGTAAGTGGTTTTTAGGAAGCGATCGTCCTAGCACTTCTTACACTTATAAACCAGTAGAAGGTTCTTTGTTCCAAAATGGTGTGAGCTACCAAGATATCAGTCAAGGTAATGTTGGCGACTGCTATTTTCTGGCTGGTTTAGCTGAGGTTGCTATCCATTCACCCAGCACTATTGAAAGTATGTTCATTGATAACGGTGATAGTACATATACTGTGCGCTTCTACAACAGAGGCGTTGCAGATTATGTGACTGTAGATAAATATTTACCAGTAGATTCAGATGGAGATCTTGTTTATGCAAATCAAGCAGGAGCTAAATTGGGTAAATACTATGAAAACAATGAATTATGGACGGCTTTAGCAGAAAAAGCCTACGCTCAAATTAATGAGTCTGGATGGATAGCTCAAGACAATACTAACTCTTATGCTGGTATTAGTGCTGGTTGGGATATGGATGCAATTCGTCATATCACAGGCAAGAATTCTGGCTGGTCTGACAAGTTTGACTTAAACTCGTTGGTAAGTGCCTATAATGCTGGTACTCTTATGGGTATCTCTTCTAAAGCGGATGGAGTTACAGATAGCAGGATTGTTCCTAATCACGTTTATGTAGTTGTAGATTACAATTCTTCCACTCAACAATTTACTCTCTTTAATCCTTGGGGAATTGATGGGGCTGGTAATAAGCCTGGTACTGTACAAGTATCCATCAATTTATTGCAAACTAACTTTTATATATGGAGTTATACAACTTAA
- a CDS encoding heme oxygenase (biliverdin-producing), protein MSSDLASKLREGTKHSHAIAENTAFMKCFLKGIVEKEPFRKLTANLYFVYRALEAELQRYCSHPVVGLIYFPELNRQGNLEKDLAFYYNEDWRNQIVALEAGKAYVARIHELANTEPTLLIAHAYVRYMGDLSGGQSLKKIVRSAMNLPPDQGTGFYEFENIPNIEAIRAFKAKYRHALNSLPVDDILAEKIVDEANYTFELNCHVFHELETDVKAAIGDYVFDLLTRQDKSGNTSSELVAAD, encoded by the coding sequence ATGAGTAGTGATTTAGCCAGCAAGCTGCGGGAAGGAACGAAACACTCCCATGCGATCGCAGAAAATACGGCATTTATGAAATGCTTCCTCAAAGGGATTGTGGAAAAAGAGCCATTCCGGAAGCTGACAGCAAACTTGTATTTTGTCTATAGAGCCTTAGAAGCAGAACTTCAGCGCTATTGTAGTCATCCTGTAGTGGGTTTGATTTATTTTCCGGAACTGAACCGTCAAGGTAATTTAGAGAAAGACCTGGCTTTTTACTACAATGAGGATTGGCGTAATCAAATAGTGGCTTTAGAGGCGGGTAAAGCTTATGTTGCACGTATCCATGAATTAGCTAATACCGAACCTACACTACTGATTGCTCATGCTTATGTTCGCTACATGGGGGATTTGTCTGGGGGACAAAGCTTAAAAAAAATTGTTCGTTCTGCAATGAACTTACCACCAGATCAGGGAACTGGGTTCTACGAATTTGAGAATATACCTAATATCGAAGCTATTAGAGCATTTAAAGCTAAGTATCGTCATGCTTTAAATTCACTACCAGTAGATGATATCTTAGCTGAAAAAATTGTGGATGAAGCCAACTATACATTTGAACTCAATTGTCATGTTTTCCATGAATTAGAGACAGATGTGAAAGCCGCGATTGGTGACTACGTTTTTGATTTGCTCACACGCCAAGATAAATCAGGGAATACTTCGTCAGAACTAGTTGCGGCAGATTAA
- a CDS encoding alpha/beta fold hydrolase gives MKDWWQATFPQGRKSLIISDAQGYPVQIAYGEIGTGKPLILLHGMGNWSYNWRYSIAPLSKYFRVICFDAKGYGFSDKPVSRREHNGHQVIELARIIQALCDEPAVIVAESLGGLVSLAFAQEYPELIARLVVVNVPIFAERLPHWAMWLLAQTPLEILQTVDSLRLAYLFAPLFREVMAIERREVLFDPSILTQEDVYWITYPFIELPGTIVKVAEELQIAAREIEHWQVNKPNMLSKIQSNLSAIQCPTLILWGEQDSWFPVSHGEKLYRHLSNAKLQILPNCCHDAAMGSSTQLNAAIVEFLQDTNFL, from the coding sequence ATGAAAGATTGGTGGCAGGCTACTTTTCCGCAAGGGCGGAAAAGTCTAATTATTAGTGATGCTCAGGGTTATCCCGTACAAATTGCTTATGGTGAAATAGGTACAGGTAAGCCGCTAATTTTATTACATGGTATGGGCAATTGGAGCTATAATTGGCGTTATAGTATTGCACCTCTATCTAAATATTTTCGGGTAATTTGTTTTGATGCCAAAGGTTACGGTTTTTCGGATAAACCCGTGTCTCGCCGAGAACATAATGGGCATCAAGTTATTGAATTAGCACGAATTATTCAGGCATTATGTGATGAGCCTGCCGTAATTGTGGCAGAATCTTTAGGGGGATTAGTTTCCCTAGCTTTTGCTCAAGAATATCCCGAATTAATAGCGCGGTTAGTAGTAGTTAATGTGCCAATTTTTGCCGAACGTTTACCTCATTGGGCTATGTGGTTACTTGCCCAAACACCCTTAGAGATATTGCAAACTGTCGATTCTTTGCGCCTCGCATATTTGTTTGCACCTCTATTTAGAGAAGTTATGGCAATAGAAAGACGCGAGGTGTTGTTTGATCCGTCAATTCTTACACAAGAAGATGTTTATTGGATCACCTATCCATTTATTGAGCTTCCTGGTACTATCGTGAAAGTAGCTGAAGAATTGCAAATAGCTGCACGAGAAATTGAGCATTGGCAAGTCAATAAACCCAATATGCTCAGTAAAATTCAAAGTAATCTAAGTGCTATTCAGTGTCCCACATTAATTTTGTGGGGTGAGCAAGATAGTTGGTTTCCTGTTAGTCATGGTGAGAAATTATATCGACACCTCTCGAATGCAAAATTACAAATTTTACCTAACTGTTGTCATGATGCAGCAATGGGTTCTTCAACACAGCTAAATGCAGCGATTGTGGAGTTTCTTCAAGATACAAATTTTTTGTAA
- a CDS encoding YihY/virulence factor BrkB family protein, translating into MRQSRFVRFFRHLNWRTLNKTVVRTIERRLLGLASEIAFNAMLSLFPAILAIFTAIGLLAESLQETFRQLAGQVSQVVPEEALVLIRDFATKEITQSKNSGLFSLSFILAIWTASGAVSTAMTAFDQIHQIPPEKIRPFWQAKLVSLGLTIGTILLLLAASFSVFISDLLLTIVVSENSSLGFLLHLWLLLRWPLALVIVAVAFAFVYRYGPSQWQSGTPIMSGAIVASVFWAILSALFRLYVANFGNYNKVYGAVGAVIILMLWLWMSAFVLLVGDQLNVTVGEAMRSRREPKFMKKY; encoded by the coding sequence ATGAGACAGTCTCGTTTTGTCCGCTTCTTTCGCCATCTCAATTGGCGTACCCTCAACAAAACAGTTGTGAGGACAATCGAAAGACGACTATTGGGACTTGCCTCAGAAATTGCCTTCAATGCCATGCTATCGCTGTTTCCGGCCATTCTTGCCATCTTCACAGCCATTGGTTTATTAGCCGAATCCTTACAAGAGACTTTCAGACAACTAGCCGGTCAAGTTAGTCAAGTAGTCCCAGAAGAAGCGTTAGTTCTCATTCGTGATTTTGCCACGAAAGAAATCACTCAATCTAAAAATAGTGGTTTGTTTTCTCTCAGCTTTATACTGGCGATTTGGACTGCTTCTGGGGCGGTGAGTACCGCCATGACAGCTTTTGATCAAATCCATCAAATTCCCCCAGAAAAAATCCGCCCTTTTTGGCAAGCCAAACTCGTCTCGTTAGGACTAACAATAGGGACTATACTGCTGTTGCTGGCGGCTTCTTTCTCAGTATTTATCAGTGACCTATTGTTAACAATTGTCGTGAGTGAAAATAGTTCTTTAGGTTTCTTATTACATCTTTGGCTACTGTTACGCTGGCCTTTAGCTTTAGTAATTGTGGCAGTTGCCTTTGCCTTTGTCTATCGCTATGGTCCGAGTCAGTGGCAATCAGGCACACCAATCATGTCAGGGGCAATTGTCGCATCTGTGTTCTGGGCGATTTTATCTGCCTTATTTCGGCTTTATGTCGCCAATTTCGGCAACTATAACAAAGTCTATGGCGCTGTAGGAGCGGTGATAATTTTAATGCTGTGGCTGTGGATGAGTGCTTTTGTTCTCTTGGTAGGCGATCAGTTGAATGTGACTGTGGGTGAAGCTATGCGATCGCGCCGAGAGCCAAAATTTATGAAAAAATATTAA
- a CDS encoding DUF4112 domain-containing protein, whose amino-acid sequence MPNYLDRFSTIEPDAKAPTLKRLRQLSWLMDKAITIPGTKIGVGLDPIIGLIPIGGDFLGVMLSCYIVLEAARLGASKATLGKMVVNIIIDGLVGAIPVLGDFFDFAWTANTNNLKLLEDYLKFPSQNKSADGWFIFALLVGLLLLAIVLVAIPVILIRLLWQALTGG is encoded by the coding sequence ATGCCAAATTATCTTGATAGGTTTTCCACCATTGAACCTGATGCCAAGGCACCTACTTTAAAGCGGCTGCGTCAACTTAGCTGGCTGATGGATAAGGCTATTACCATTCCGGGAACAAAAATTGGCGTTGGTTTAGATCCAATTATCGGACTTATACCTATTGGCGGTGATTTTTTGGGCGTCATGCTGTCTTGCTATATAGTCTTAGAAGCAGCACGTCTTGGCGCGTCTAAGGCTACTCTGGGCAAAATGGTCGTCAATATCATCATTGATGGCTTGGTAGGCGCTATCCCGGTGCTGGGAGACTTTTTTGATTTTGCTTGGACGGCTAACACCAACAATCTCAAGCTCTTGGAAGATTATTTAAAGTTTCCCAGCCAAAATAAAAGTGCAGATGGATGGTTTATTTTTGCGCTTTTAGTTGGATTATTATTACTCGCCATTGTCTTGGTGGCAATCCCTGTGATACTAATTAGATTGCTGTGGCAAGCCTTAACTGGTGGATAA